A segment of the Bos taurus isolate L1 Dominette 01449 registration number 42190680 breed Hereford chromosome 8, ARS-UCD2.0, whole genome shotgun sequence genome:
TCGCCCTAATAACAGTGATGGGAAATCCAGGCAAAGACGTGTTGTTTTCACTACTACTGCTCCTTAAATCTCAGACGATAAAGTGTCAGCTAATTACCCCCTGGGTCCCTGGCTTTCAGTGGAGCCTTCTAAAATACACAAAACCAAAATGAAGACAGAACACTATTAGCACTCCATAATTCAAGCAAACAAGAGATGTGTTTACTCTGCCTGGCTACTGACCACCTGCCTTCCCATCCCACAAGGCAGGTATCCATATATAGCATCTCCCCGGTCACAGTCCTGCAGGGAGTGAACCTCTTTCTGGGCCTCACAGTCTGTGAATCTTCAAGAAGCGGGCCCCGACAGCATGCATGTTCTCTTCCTTCAGCTGCTGGTGCTCCTGCCTCTAGGGGAGGCTGTACAGCACGGGGGTGGTCGCCAGAGGCAGAGTTCTATCTCTCTCATGCTCCTAGAAAGGAATCGCAGAGAGCTCTCCATGGGCACtcaggaggaagcagaggagaagCCAGATCTGTTTGTGGCCGTGCCACACCTGATAGGTGCCAGCCCTGCAGAGGAgggccagaggcagagagaaaagatgCTGTCCAGGTTTGGGAGATTCTGGAAGAAGCCTGAGAGAGAGCTGCACCCATCCCAGGGCTTGGGCAGTGAGCAGATCTTCCCTGGGACTTGGGGCCTCACTCAGCCCAAGGGTAGGATGCCGACGGAGAAATCTCCTCTCCGGGAAGAAGCCAAGAAATTCTGGCACCACTTCATGTTCAGAATGAGTCCAGCTTCTCAGGGGATCATCCTGCCTATCAAAAGCCATGAAGTGCATCAGGAGACCTGTAGGACAGTGCCCTTCAGCCAGGTATTTGttctgggtgggggcggggatcCAGATTTTCAGGAGGGAGTGGACAGCTGGGATGGGTGAAAAGCAGGGGACGAGTGTGCCAGGAGTCTGAGTCTCACCTAATTTCCAGATTTGGTCCCTGGACCTTCATCATGGGATTTGGCAAAGTATGCTCATATTCCCTAAATTTCTTTCTAACCTTGGAAATGCTGCAAAGATGGTATGATGGTACTGCTAATGTTAGTAATCATTCATATTGATCACACagagcctttttttttgtttgttttatttatttgtttttaaactggTGTGGTCTATCTGGAGAATTAATTGACTGTCCCTCCAGTTACGAAATTGGGAACTTAGAGTGATCACCAGAACTTCTCCCTAGCTGCATCTCTACACTCTATTAGACATGGATGAGCAAGTGGGTTCCATCTGCAGATAAGTGGGATACATTGGACTCCTCCCCATACTTGCATGTatgatggtcttaatccctgtatTTCACACCCAGATACTTCATAGGTCTATCAACTATGTCCAGGTTGTTAGACAGAAGTTGCCAGATTATTTCTAGCATTACCATAGCAAAAATGATTTAATACAACAGATTTTCTCATAAGCTTTCAAAAAGTAATCTTGATGTGAAATCACATTTCCTCCCCTTAGAAATGCCTGTCTTCCAGTTCATGTTGTGTTGGCTGATTTGTGGTTAGGATGATTGATTCCACACTATTAAGACCAGGGAGCATTCTACTATCTGCTTCCTCCAGTTGGTCTGGCAAAGCCCACACTCCAAATGTTAGATTAAAATTGAGAAATTGCATCAGGTCCTTAAACACAGAGATACTGAACCAAAAGCAATGCAGGGCAGAGTAAAATTTTACAGTCCAGTAAAGCTACCCAATTAAGCAGGCAGTATTATAAGGTAATTGACTGTGCAAGGCAGTTAAATATTCTGAAAAGGCAAGGATACGTAGCAATGACAAGTCAATGATCAAATAATAATGACTGCTTTGTTGGCCCATGTATAATTAGAAAATTGCTCCTAAGAACCGGGCAATCAAATTTCCTTTGAACCCTTATTTTGAATTCTATTGCTAATCAAATTAAGAGTAAGGTGTTTGGCTCATATATTTTGAAGGGCACATAAAGCTAGGTGTCTGGGGTTACGGGAGAGGCAGAGATGATGTCACGCAACATGATTTAGAGGTGTAGGTGCTGCAACTTTACTCCATGCAACTTTAATAAATTTGAATGTACTATAAACACTGCAAAATAGGACAGATTAAACTCTTGATGTTCTGATCTGTGAGCTTTtgaacaaatatgtattgagaaTTTATTATGCACAATGCACTGTGAAGAGTAGAAGGGTAAGACACATTATTGACAAGAAGCGAGCCATTAGAATTTTTCAGACCAGTAACATCAAACTTAGAGTTTGGCATTCAAGTGTAAACATTTTCCATATTACCTTAGGTATTTCCTACAggttaatttattaatttacccAATAAAAGAAATTTAGTTGAGGTAGCTCTATGCTCTTAAGATACCATCACTTGgatatttaaaatgtatccaacattggaaagatttttaaattttagtctaAGTTATCCTCAGGCTTGGGAGGgcctccatggtggctcagatgataaagaatctgcctgtaatagaGGAGAACCAAGTTCactccctggatcgggaagatctcctggagaaaggaataccaactcactccagaattttgcctggagaattccatggacagaggagactggtgggctacatacagtctgtggggttacagagtcggacatgactcagcaactaacatcCTCAGACTTAATAGTCTAGAGCTTCTGTATCATGTATGTTAAAGAAATGACTCAAGATAATTTAATGGAGATGTGTTTGCCTTTTAGACTATCACCCATGAAGACTGTGAGAAAGTGGTTGTACAGAACAACCTCTGCTTTGGAAAATGTGGGTCTCTTCCTTTTCCTGAAGCTGCGCAGCACCCCCACACATTCTGCTCCCACTGCCTGCCTGCCAAGTTCACCACGAGGCACTTACAGCTCAATTGCACCAACCTGGCCATGGTGATCAAGGTGGTGATGCTGGTGGAGGAATGTCAGTGCATGGTGAAGACAGAGCATCAGCATGGCTACCCCGCACAGGCTGGCTTTCGGGCAGAATTTCATGTCCAAGATCCCTTTATCCCAGGattttcaacataaaaaaaaagaaaagctattttaCTATTATCAGGAAAATTACTGATTACTCAGTCTGAAATGTTAAGTGggtatataatattttaagagaaagatGGTTTACAAAATAGTTGTGAAAATGAGTTAGAGGtcatatttatttatccattcatcagtgcACATTTGGGATCTAGTCTCGACTCTGCCACTAATTGGGTATAGCATGTTAATGAGCTGCAGAAGCTTTTTCCCCAAGTTTTTCATCTATAAAGAAGGGACTTGAACCAGACGATTGCTAAGGTCCTTTCTGCTACTATTATTACATGATCTATTGTCTACAAGTTTTGGTAAGAGCCCTCCAtctgaagatggaaaagaaataaactagACCATAAAATGGGTTTCTTTAATAGCTTGTCAAAGCAtcagcaaatatatatatgcatctgagccacagtcagctccaggtcttgtttttgctgattgtttacagtttcttcatcttcagcaacaaagaatgtaatcaatttgattttggtattgaccatttggtaatgtccatgtgcaaagtcgtctcttgtgttgttgaaaaggggtatttgctatgaccagtgctttctcttggcagaattcagttagccttgGGAAAGCTggagaagattgagggcagaagggaaaaagggcatcagaggatgagatggctggatggtatcaccaatgcaacaggcatgaacttgggcaaactccagcagatggtcagggacagggaggctgcagtccatggggttgcaaagagttgggcacaactgggcaactgagcaacatatgtatgcatgtatgcatacatatctATGTGGTATTTGTAGAGAAGATTCCTGATCCTTGTAGCTGTCTTTGCTCTCAGGCCACgttttatttgacttttatcAGATGATTAAGTAGGTCCATAGGTAGAAGGAGTTTGGAGTTTGGTTGCCTCATTACTTTTTATACTTCCCATATAAAATTCGTAATGTCAGGTCTCTAGCTTTGAAGAAGGAACACAGATATTACTTTTAGCGGTTTACATACGGATAAGGAACAATCAATTATCAGTAAACAAACTAGTGCCTAAATTATGGGGAAGGAAAATATATGATCAGTATCAGGTTTAAAGGTTAATCCAGAGATGTTGATGCAAATAACCAAGGAATTTCTGTAGATGTCAAATAAACCAcaaatgatttaaatttaaaaaacaatttacagGTGAAATCCTTTTCCTCATGCATTTTGGTTTAGGTAGTTTAGTAATGGTTCTGTGTTCATATGACTGTGTTTGTGCTACTGCATAAAAAAACTCtgttacaaattttattttgtaaatgccACAGTTGCAAATTCTGAAAAGAttccaaatattttaatgtattaaattTTCATGTATGATGCATTCTGGGAAATATTATAGCATTCATTTGTCTTATATTTTGCCCTTATTTGTTTTACCTCTCCCATAATTTAAAGGCACTATTGGGAAATTATCTAGTAAGAGTATTTCTGAAATGGCTTCATAGGTTAATGACACTGGTCCAAGTGTTTCTTTTAACACTGCAAACCGCTTTCTGTTAAGGTCCTTCAATCACTGCCTGTCAGTCATTTCTCctgtgtgtatttatttgtatGAAAAGCATGCAGAACTGACTTTCCTTAaccatatttctttttctaaaatcatactttaaaaattaatcttaaaaatgatattatttgaatccttttactttcagtgtACCCAAGAATGTATATCTtggaataataattatttttctaaaaaagaaattaatgtcTATTTTAATTCTATTCCTCTTTAGTCACACCATCTAACCTGGTGTTCTGAAGAAACAAATGCATTTATATTTAGTGTATACTCTACAACACATCAACACAATAGAATACATGCTACAGAGATATACATGCAACatttatattagaatatattatACCCTTCTGTGGTCAAAGACAACCTAATTGGCCAAGATATGGTCATAAGGATAAAACTGTTAAGCATTAACGATATCCCAGCTGGTCAATATATTTTGGTGCCAAAAGCTATTGAGCAGCTGTCTAGTTTGCCATTGCCTCACCCTGATTATGTAAACCCATCTCTGCCAATTGACTATCTTTCTCCTCCTCACACACTTGCAAATCCCTTTTATCTACCCTTGCAAATAGACTCTCCAGCCCAAGCCCCAAACAATCATCAGCTTTATTCAAATTCTGCTCTGCCCTTTCTTCATGTGTGAATTCAAGATGAGCTAGTTGATGGTTGTAGCAGAGGTCACATTCAAAGAGTAGCAGTATGAAACTCACGAAATTGCCCAcattcaatgatttttatttacaaaaaaggcAGTCTAACTGTTTGACATAATACACGGCAGCacaagaaacagaggaaacacaCAAATATTGAACAATCTATTAAGTGCCAGATACTGTCCTGAGTCTTTTACATAAATTGTATAATTTAAGTCATGTGTAAATACATAAATAGTACAATGCTAATAAGAATCAGATGAGGTATGTAAATACCCTATTTTGTAGGAGAGGAAATTAAGCCTAAAAATTTTAAGCAACTTGACTAAGATAATGTGAggcatattttctatttatattgaAATGTTTGCCTATTTGCTGTTTGTCAATTTAGACTTAACTCCTCTAGGTCTCTTCCCTATAGCTCTCAAAGCTAATTTCTTTTTACCTCTGGTCTAGCCCTCATGTTTGAAGGACAGTGATGTTATCTCTTGAAAGAGAAGTCATCCCTAGGTCAGGTTTTCAGCCAAGCATTGCCTTGACTTAAGAGGTGGTCATGGCAAGCCCCCTTCCTCAATTTTGGTCTCGTTTTCCTCCTGTATAAAATAAGGCTGGTAATAATTACTTCAGAATTACCGTGATGATCAGGTTTAGGTAACAGCACATCAGAGAGCTTTGGATCCTATAAAGCTAGGATAAATTCACTCTTTTCTATtcagacttttatttatttatttattttcatattcagacttaaaaaaaaattgttttgagacATTTAAAGGACATAGAAAAGTGCAAAAAGCAATACAACAGACCCGCAATTTCCCACTACCAGAATAGTTAACATTTTGTCGTCTTGTGCTTCTTGtctattttcttaaaagtatGAACCACTTCACATATACATCTTCTCTAACTACCCTGCTGATGTATCCCCCAAGTCCCTGAGCACTCAATACTTACCCCACCCCCAGTCTTGTTTACACTTCCAATACCTTTTAGATTTTTGTAAAGGTACATACACATCCATAAATAATGCATactatttttgtgtatatgttcCTTTACTCAGCAAGTATGTATTTGTCCACCAGTTCTGTGCACGATAGAGCTGTAAGTCTATAGCTGTGTCCACAGCAAGGAAAGAAGTCAGACAAGGTCCCTGGTCCTATAGAGTTCATATTCTACTGCAGGGGACAAGCAACTTGAAAATCAATCAATTCATTAATcaactgaaatggaaaaatatcagATGGTTAtaagtgataaaaaataaaataggcaagTGTGCCAGAGGTTAATTATGTTAGACTGAATAACCTGTGAAAGTGTGACAATAAAGCTGAGTTTTTAATTACTACAAACATGATATTGTATATAAATTGCTCCATGGTTACTCCTTTCTCCATACaggattccagcttgtttttacAACAGTTTTTAGAGGCGTTTTTCTATACTATTTTATCTCTGTTAGGAAGTAGGACATTAAGTATTCCCTACAGGGAGTGGTTAACTTagctttgaaaatttatttttttggtgtgtaTAGTCTCCTTAACCTGTCAGTTTGATTCTTAATTAAGAATGTTATGTGTTCTCTGAATTTTCACTGATAATTTATGCTGTACATGACACTATTCTGAGGACCCTCAGATAAGCAAACATAGATAAAACACATTTCCTCCCACCTTGTAGCTTATAATATAGTAGCAGagataatatatgcaaattataAAGCAATAATAGTGAGCAAGTCCTGTATATTATACATCTTTGTTAGTCTCCCATTTCTAAAgttttatatattacattattttaaaatattattagatatatttctttttatttcttatataatagtattatatatttacatattttgagatttttatatatttgtatatattcagGAACATACACATACGCCTACaatgtataattttaatattttgtaaggAATAAAAACTCAATACTTGTAAAGATAAGTGAACGAATTTTGGGAACTACTCTTGAAAAAAGGTCTGTGGGGTACATAGGGTGGGGAACTTGGAATGGCAGCCAACAagtcttaaaaatgtatttgatagACTGTGGGGAGTTTTTGAATATTTCTGAGCAGATTAGATGATATCAATTTACAAAGTAGATTCAGAGGGCCTCATGACCCCCCAAAATGTGCATAATTGTTGTGGTTATGGACACACTTAAAGGGAGATCATCTAGAATTTTCCTGAGCTTCTACAAGATTTCCATGAGCCAAAAATTTTAACAGTTGGAGCCGGTCAGTTGGAATGGAGAGAAAGCATGGAGGCCAGAAGAGCTGGAAGAAAACTTAGAAATCATGTTCACAAACCTCTTCCGAGTGAATCTCAAGAAAGTCAAGTTTCCATTTCAAGAACAGAGGAGGGGTTTTAAATATACATCAGTGGGTCCTCTTCACCTTGTTTAATGTTCACTTTCAGGAGCTGGCAATGGTGAAATGGGTGAGTAATCACACCTTAAGCAAAGGAATGGACTTTCCTGTAATACGAGTTTTCCAAAGCCAGGCCCTAGTTTATCCACCCACGTTTCCGGGAGAGAGCTCAGATATTCATTTTATTGCCCTGCTCCCTCCGTTTTCGTTTCATTCCTCGTCCTTTCCTCCAAAAGAAACAACCAGTGACCCATCTCTGGGTGTGGACTTGGGTTAATGTTTCTCAAGGAAATGGTCACAATTTCCTCTTGTCTACCAGCTAAGGGAAACACGCCTATTTATGTTCAATATCCCAGGAATAAGAGTTTCCAGTACATGACTCTTTATGTCACAGTTCCAGTAATCAAGGGAACCTGCATCCTGCCTAAACCCTAGACAAGAAATAGGTAAAAATTTAAATGGATGCACAGATTTTACCTCTTACAGCTGTTCAAATAAAACACTAAAAGGATGCCTCCATCAACGGCCCTGGGATCCATTGGATTTAGTAAtctttgaacattaaaaaaaataatgtcctGGAGCGTCTCAGGACCATGAGAATACAGGGTGAAACTATCACTGAAGGGCCTCCTCCATGTGCAGAGATTGAAAAAAGAGGTTTTATGCTCTTCATTCCCCTGCGCTATGGCCGtggctatgctaagtcacttcagtcatgtccaactctgtgcaaccctatggactgtagccctccaggctcctctgtccatgggattctccaggcaagaatactggagtgggttaccatgctctccacaaggggatcttcctgacccagggattgaacccatttctcttatgtgtcctacattggcaggcgaggcctttaccactagtgccacctgggaagcctcctaaTTCCCCTGGCCATTTGCAAAGGTGACTATGAGTCCAGGCATAGCTCTAAGGAAAATAGTTCAAAGCAGGTGGAATTTTCTTTGGTGTCtacttttcctcctttctgcttCACCCTTGAGCTCCCTTCCCTCTCTCACCTTGATTCTAGGATATTCAAATTGTCTACAGTTGCCCAGGGCTCCTAATTCATGTGCATTCATCTGTGTAGCTCATCCAGTTAACATCTATTCAGAATGAATTAAACATCAGGCACTGAGCTGACCCACTGTGGTACCAAGATGGCTATGACAGCTTCCTGCCCTTGAGGATACCGAATTTACCAACTAGAGAGTTCAGATTTCATGTACAGGTAACTACTCCTTCACCTTGGCTGTGTGTTAGAATGGTCCATGagcatttaaaatacagaaattctGTTCCAATAATTAGAGGTAGGCGTTGGGGATATCAGGCAAttgtcaatatatttttaaagctctgCTGGTGATCTTTCCACCAGGGCAGATAATGAGTAGGTGGGAGCTACTGCAGAATTCTGGTCACAGGAATTCTGAACACTTGCTCAGGTCTCTTCTTGAATTAGAACATCATGCTGTTCTCTCAGTCCTTCTTGAATTAGA
Coding sequences within it:
- the CER1 gene encoding cerberus, which translates into the protein MHVLFLQLLVLLPLGEAVQHGGGRQRQSSISLMLLERNRRELSMGTQEEAEEKPDLFVAVPHLIGASPAEEGQRQREKMLSRFGRFWKKPERELHPSQGLGSEQIFPGTWGLTQPKGRMPTEKSPLREEAKKFWHHFMFRMSPASQGIILPIKSHEVHQETCRTVPFSQTITHEDCEKVVVQNNLCFGKCGSLPFPEAAQHPHTFCSHCLPAKFTTRHLQLNCTNLAMVIKVVMLVEECQCMVKTEHQHGYPAQAGFRAEFHVQDPFIPGFST